TCCGGCGGCCGGGGAGGGAACCCCTTTTTGCAAAAAGGGGTTCCCTCCCCGGACCCCACCCTCCCGCAAAACGCCAAAGGGTTCGTCGGGAGCAGACGCCCGGCTGGCCGGGCCAAGTCCGGGGCGAGAGCCCCCTGGATTAAAACTGGCTTAAAAACCGCACGTCGTTTTCAAAAAACATGCGCAGGTCGCCGATGCCGTATTTGAGCATGGTCACGCGCTCGACGCCCATGCCGAAGGCGAAACCGGTGTAGCGCTCGGTATCGTAGCCCACGGCCTCGAAAACGTTGGGGTCGACCATGCCGCAGCCGAGGATCTCGACGAAGCCCGTGCCCTTGCACACCCGGCAGGTGCCGGCCTCGGTCGAGCCCTTGCCGCCGCACAGCACGCAGGAGATGTCCACCTCGGCGCTGGGCTCGGTGAAGGGGAAAAAGCTCGGCCGGAAGCGCACGTTGGTGGCCGGTCCGAAGATGCGCCGGACAAAGGCCGTCAGCGTGCCGCGCAGGTCGGCCATGGACACGCCCTCGTCGACTAAAAGGCCCTCGATCTGGTGGAACATGGGCGTGTGGGTGAGGTCCGAATCGCGGCGGTAGACCTTGCCCGGGGCGATGACCGCAACCGGCGGTTTCTGGGCCAGCATGGTGCGGATCTGCAGCGGCGAGGTGTGGGTGCGCAGCACCACGCTGTCCGTGATGTACAGGGTGTCCTGCATGTCGCGGGCGGGGTGCTCGGGCGGCATGTTGAGCGCTTCGAAGTTGTAGTAGTCGGTCTCGATCTCCGGGCCGGTGACGATGGAAAAGCCCAGTTCGCCAAGGGCCTTGCAGATTTCCGCCGTGACCAGGGTCACGGGGTGGAGGCTGCCGGGAAACGGGGCCAGCCCCGGGGCGGTGGGGTCGAAATCGGCCAGGGCGGCGGCAAGGGCGTCGCGGTTGAGCGCGGCCAGCCGGGCGTCGTAGAGCCCGGTCAGGGACTGCTTGACCGTGTTGGCGACCCGGCCGGCGTCGCGGCGGGCGTCGGCGTCGAGAGCCGGCAGTTGCGCCATGAGCCCGGCCAGGCGTCCCTTGCGGCCGAGAAAGGCGACCCGGATGGCCTCGAGGTCCTCAAGCGTCAAGGCCTGGTCGAGGCGCGCGGCGCATTCCCCGACCAGGCCCTCAAGCTCGGCTACGAGCGTGGGTCCGTTTCCCACTTACATCACCTTGGCTTTGGCCAGCTCCGCCAGCTTCTGGAAGCTGTCCTTTTCCTTGACGGCCATGTCGGCCAGGACCTTGCGGTCGAGATCCACACCGGCCAGCGTCAGGCCGCGCATGAACACGCTGTAGGACAGGCCGTTCTCGCGGGCGGCGGCGTTGATGCGGATGATCCAGAGCTTGCGCATCTGGCGCTTGCGCTGCTTGCGGTCGCGAAACGCGTAGACCAGGGAGCGTTCGGCGACCTCGCGGGCGGTTTCGTAGAGCTTGCTGCGGGCACCGACATAGCCCTTGGCCATGGCCAGATATTTCTTGTGCCGTTTGTGGGCGGCTTGTCCGCGTTTGACGCGCATGGTTTCGGCTCCTTTGGCGTTTTGGGGAGGCTGCCGCGACGCCTAGGCGTAGGGCAGCAGGCGGCGCACGGCCTTGACGTTGGCCGAATCGACCAGGGTGCCCTGGCCCAGGCGGCGGGTGCGCTTGGCGCTTTTCTTGGTCAGGATATGGCGCAGGTTCTGGCGACGCCGGGTGAACTTGCCGGAACCGGTCTTGCCGAAGCGCTTGGCGGCGCTGCGGTTGGTCTTCATCTTGGGCATGGCGGACTCCTTGAAGCGCGCGCGGCTAGGCGGGCGCCGGGGTTTTCTTGACTTGCGGGGCGAGCAGCATGGTCATCATGCGGCCTTCGGTACGCGGTTCCTGCTCCACCTTGGCCAGTTCCCCCAGATCCACGACCACCCGGGCCAGGATGACCTGGCCCCGGTCCTTGTGCACGATTTCGCGGCCGCGGAAAAACACCGTGACCTTGCAACGATCCCCCTCTTCCAGGAAGCGGCGGATGTGCTTGAGCTTGGTCTGGTAATCGTGCTCGTCGGTCTTCGGGCGGACCTTGATCTCCTTGAGCTGGACCGTGGTCGCCTTCTTGCGCGCTTCCTGCAGCTTTTTCTGCTGCTGGTACTTGAAGCGGCCGAAGTCCATGATCCTGCACACGGGCGGATCGGCATTCGGCGCGACCTCGACGAGGTCGAGCCCCTTCTCCTGCGCCATGCGCAACGCCTCGCTGGTGGGGATGATGCCCACCTGGGCGCCGTCGTCGGCGATCACCCGCACTTCGCGGGCCCGGATCCGGTGGTTGCACCGGGGTTCACTACTGGGAGCGGAAGTTATAGCGCATCCCTCCACGCTTGAACGGTTCCTGGCAATCGGCCGTTATCAGAAGCGCCACTTCGTCCAGGGTCTTGACACCAAGATTCTCCCCGGAGCGCAGCCGGACGTTCAGGCCGCCGAGTTCCTTTTCCTTGTCCCCCGCCACCAGCATGTAGGGGATCTTTTCCACCTGGGCCTCACGGACCTTGAAACCCAGCTTTTCGTTGCGGTCGTCGAGTTCGACCCGGATGCCGGCCTCGGCCAGGCGGTCCCGGGCGACCTCGGCGAACTCCTTCTGGGCGTCGGTGACGATGAGGATGCGGGCCTGCACCGGGGCGAGCCACGTGGGCAGCGCGCCGGCGGTATGCTCGATGAGTACGCCCAAGAACCGCTCCACCGCGCCGAGAATCACCCGGTGCAGCATGACCGGCCGTTTGCGCTCCCCATCCGTGTCCGTATAGACGAGATCGAAGCGATCCGGCAAGGTAAAGTCGCACTGTATCGTGGCGCACTGCCAGCGGCGATCCAGGGCGTCCTTGAGCTTGATGTCGATTTTGGGGCCGTAGAAGGCGCCGTCGCCCTCGTTTATCTCGTAAGGCAGACCCAGCGCCTCCATGGCGTCGATCAGGGCCTTGGTGGCGCGATCCCAGTCCTCGTCCGAGCCGATGGATTTTTCCGGCCGGGTGGACAACTCCACTTCGTAGTCGAAGCCGAACAGGCCCACCACGTCCTGGACGAACCGGATCACGCCGGAGATTTCCTCCAGGAGCTGATCGGGCCGGCACAGGATGTGGGCGTCGTCCTGGGTGAACTGGCGCACGCGCATGAGGCCGTGGAGCACGCCGGATTTTTCGTGGCGGTGCACCACGCCCAGCTCGAAATAGCGCTGGGGCAGGTCACGGTAGCTGCGGACGCGGGATTTATAGATGAGCATGTGCGACAGGCAGTTCATGGGCTTGATGCCGTAGGACTGCTCGTCGATCTCGGTGAAATACATGTTTTCGCGGTAGTTGTCGTAATGCCCCGAGCGCTCCCAGAGTTCGCGGCGCAGAATCAGCGGGCCGCGCACCAGCTGGTAGCCGCGCTTTAAGTGCTCGCGGCGCTCGAAATCCTCGAGGATGGTGCGCACGAGCTCGCCCTTGGGATGCCAGATGGGCATGCCCGCGCCGACTTCCTCGGAGAAGCTGAACAGGTCGAGCTGGGTGCCGAGTTTGCGGTGGTCGCGCTTCTTGGCCTCCTCCAGATGGTGGAGGTACGACTTGAGGTCGGCCTCGGAGGCGAAGGCCGCGCCGTAGATGCGCTGGAGCATGGGGCGCTTCTCGTCGCCGCGCCAGTAGGCGCCGGCCACGGACAGCAGCTTGACCGCCTTGACCAGGCCCGTGGACGGCACATGGGGACCGCGGCACAGGTCGGTGAACGTCCCGTGGCGATAGAGGGAGACCTCGTCGCCCACGATGTTCTCGTCCATGATCTCGAGCTTGTAGACCTCACCCTGGGAGGCGAAAAGCGCCTTGGCGTCGGCCTTGGGCACGGCGGTGCAGGAAAACGGCACATTGGCCTCAATGCTTTTGCGCATCTCGGCCTCGATGGCTTCGAGGTCTTCCGGGGTGAAGGGGCGCTCGAAGGCGAAGTCGTAGTAGAAGCCGTTTTCGATGGCCGGGCCGATGGTGACCTGGGCCGAGGGGAAGAGTTTTTTGACGGCCTCGGCCATGATATGGGCGGCGGAGTGGCGAATGATGGACAGGCCGGCGGGGGAGTCGGCGGCGACGAGTCCGAGTTCGCGGGTGCCTTCCGGCAAGGGCGTGGACAGGTCGCGGGGCTGCCCGTCGACGAGGCAGGCCACGGCGTTTTTGAGACGCTTTCCGGAAACAACGCGCGAAAGCGCCAGGCCGCACGCTTCGCCGGCCTGCGCTTCCAGGATTTTGTCATCGACAGAGATTTGCACGTCGCCTTCTCCGAACGGGATGCCCCCATTCTATAAAGAAAGGGAGGCCGGAGCCTCCCTGTCATTTCATGGTAGGACCGGGGAGATTTGAACTCCCGACCCCTTGCGTGTCAAGCAAGTGCTCTCCCCCTGAGCTACGGTCCTTCAAACAGAATCAGGGAACAGGCTAAATGCCCCAAACTCGTCCCGAAGTCAACCCCAAATCTTTCGTTCCCAAGAAAAAGTTGGGGGCCAAAACCGTTGGCTTCGTTGGCGCGTCGTTGGCTCGGGGTAAGTACGGATTTGACCTGGGGAGGTCAAGGGCTTTGTTGGGATTTTTTCACGGAGGGAGGAGAAACGGGGATTGGGCGGGGATGGGATGATAGTAAATAGTCTGTTATTTCAATATAATAACCGAGGAATTCTTGAAGAGATATAGTTTTCTATTTGACAATGCGGCAGGTTGATAGCATCACTTGAAAAGAATCCAGACAACATAGGGAGTGTTCGCGATGTATTATCACGTGCTGATTGAAAAAACAGAAAAAGTGGAGAAAGATGGAGAATACCGACAATGTTCTGAGTTTGACGAAACAGATTTAAATCAAATTGAAGCCAGGATCATTCGTCCATATTTATTGAAGGAAGAAATTCACTTTGATGGATACTTTTTAGCGTACACTGATATAAAAAGGATTTTAATAAAAGAAACACAACGTCCTATAGAGGACTTGCTTGCACTCGAAAGATCGCAAGATACTACGGGGCTTGCCGCATTTATAAGGCGTGAATACGTTTTTTTTAATGAAAAATACACAACTGACATTACGACATCAGTTATTGGCAAAGTCAAAGCATCACTACCAAAGACACATCAGCAAGCAGAAGATTTACGCCCCATGAATCCTACTGAGGTATTCATCGTTCACGGAAGAGACGAATTGGCTAAAACTCAAACAGCTAGATTTGTTGAAAATCTTGGATTTTCTGCAATTATTTTAAACGAACAACCTAATTTAGGTAAAACGCTTATCGAGAAAATTGAAGAATATACTAACGTAGGATTCGCAATTGTCTTGTATACACCATGCGATATCGGGGGGTTGTCTGGGGTAAAACAAAAGAAACCACGTGCGCGACAGAATGTTGTTTTTGAGCACGGATACTTGATCAGCAAACTGGGACGACAAAAAGTCTGCGCTTTAGTAAAAGGGAAAACTGAATTCCCGAGTGATCTTAACGGAATTGCATATTACACTTTTGATGAAGGCGGGGCTTGGAAGTCCTTAGTGGCAGGCGAACTTTACAAGGCTGGTTATACAGTAGATTTGAAAAGATTCTTAAAAATTCAATCTTAATTAATTCAGATTTCACCACAAGAAACATTAAGCATCTACCTTATATCAATTGCTAGACAAAAGACCAGGAAAACAAAGGCTTTTTTTAAATCAACAAACAAGGAGGAGGTATTTGCAATCAATTGTGACTTTGAATATATGATATGTAAGACAAAAAACACAGAGGAGTGAAGCATGATAGTTTAGCACAAATTTAAGGGAAAAGTCAGACAAAATTAACAACTGTTTATTTATTCGTCTTATCAGGAAAGATAACATGATAAACGCAACAGAGAGGTGATGTCTTGAAAAAACATATTTTACGCAAATCAGACAGAAAACAATCACTGCTTAACAATACAAATTCTACATTAATAAACAAAAAAAACTTAAACAGAACAAGTACGATAAAATCTGAACTCATTGAAAACACCAGGATAATTTCAGAATTGCTAAATAAATATAAACATGTTAATTTCCTTTTTATCATTGGAGTTTTTTCAATAGCCATTCCCTTGGCTGTTAAGATCCTAAACGGCTATATGGGAAAATACAAGATAGAGGGAATTGACACTTTTGAATATATTTTACCTGCGATCGGTGTTCTCTTCATATTTCTGTCTACGTTTTGCTATTGTTTTCTGGTCTATCTTAAATACAGAATTGACAAAATACAGCAGGAGATTATTTTAAACCTGCTTACAAGTGAGAATGATACGAAGGTCATAAATAAAATTTTAAGCCAGATAAAAGAAAAATCATATCTCGGCAGCTAAGTCAACGAAAGTTTCAATTTAAACATCAATCTCAGCGCCTGTAGTAAACATTATTTCCAGAATATTTAGTCTTACACACTGGACACTCGCGTGTCGTAGTATTCGGAATCGTAATTAGATGTCTTAAATAATGAAAAGACTCCCAGCAATTAAGGCAATACGGATCGCCAACAGGCTCTCCGTTCTCCCCTACTTCATAATATGTATCACGAAATTTGAGAACTCTCTCCTTGATCAAAAGAGCCTCCTCAAGCTCCGCTATCCGTTCTTCTTTCTGGATAAGTGTTTCTTTAATTTCAGCGGTTGCAAATCTCAAGTCCGCAAGTGTAGTGCTAAGATCTGCTAATTTCATCTTCCACTCGGCTGTAGCAAAAGATCTGTCAGCCTCTCTCAGTATTTTTGCTAAATCAGTTGCAAATTTTATACTTGAAAGCATAGATGCTATCGTTGCCATGTCAGGCATAAGAACCTCTTTTGATCTTAAGTTTTGGGAAAAACGGCTTCTAAATTATTAATGATTTTTATATCACCAAATCCAAAAAAAGGAAGCCCCACGCCAACCAATTTTCCTGGACGACGTGGGCCATTTCACAGAACTATCCGTAATTCTAGCTACTTCTTTTCCAGGACGATCTTCCCCTCTTCCAGGCAGGAGACCTTGAACTCGTCACCCTGCTTGAAGCCGTAGTTGACCAGGAGGGACTGGCTCCTTATCCTCATACCAGCCTGCCAAGCGTTGGTGAAAATCTTTCGAGAAATTTTCTGTTGTCAGTATGTTTTTGGAGTAGCGATTCGTTTTAATAAATCGATTCGGAGCCAATTCCCTTTTTTTGCTCGATGAGGAATTACATCATTATACCAGTAGGTTCTCGACTCAAAAATTCCCGAATCAATATCAGCATCTATTATTCTTTCCCCACCTTCACGGCCAATATAATACCGCTTTCCTTTCAGCATATCTTCTCGTATGGTTTTACCACTCACAGCGCCTCTAACTGAGTTAAAAAAAGCTGTATTCTTGAAAGACAAAGTCTCATAATTTTCCATGGCAAATCTTAAATACTTATAAAAATAATTAGCCTTGAAAGAATAGACATTTTCATCCAGAAAATCATCCCAAAAAAACAAAGAGTAATCATTTGACTTCTCGTATCCCAGTCTTTCTGGGATCAATGCCACATGAAAGCATTTATCTCGACTGACGCCTAAGCCACTTGGCAAATAATCAATAATATACTCACGCTGTCTCTTCATTTGCGAATCAAATACAGCCTGAGTTGTTTTCATGAACATCTTAGATTCTATAACAATAAAACACTTCGTCGGTTTCAAGATTTCAACGACAACATCTGGCGTATCATTAGTCTTAAAATTTGAATGAGTAATGTCTTCTGTTAGAATACAAGACTGTTTGAAATTATACTCTGTATAAAACAAAACATCATCGCCTGTTAATTCTTTTAAATCAATGCCATTAAAACCATCAATGTTGGATATAAACATTTTTAAATTTTCAATTCCATTATGAAACAATAACGATGGGAATACTGTTCCAGTATAGAATTTCTCTTTTCTATTCAAAGGAAGTTCCGAACAACAGAGACTTTGAAAATATTTGTAATCACTCATTACTTACAGCTATCCTCATCCCGAAAAAATTAAAAGACCCACGTCACCCCTCTTTACAGGACGGCGTGGGCCATAATGCGCAACTATTCCCAAACAATCCAGCTGGCTAGATTTTTTCCAGAACGATTTTCCCAGCTTCAGGAGCAGAGAACTTGAAGCTCTCCCCCGGATTAAAGCCGTAGCTCTTCAGCAGGGCTGCGCTCAAATGGATTCCGTTCTTCCCGAACTTCGGAGCACCAGCGACAGCGCGCTCCTCCATGCCAGCTATTTTGTAGAACTGTTCGTCCAGCTGGATCAGCTTGGCCAAGTAGGTTTTCAGCTGCGGTTTCTTTACCCCAAAAGCGTCCATGATCTGCTGGGCATTTTTACCTTCTTTGATGAGGGCACGAAGCTTAACCGCATCGAATTTCGATTCTCCACGAGGCATAGGGTGTCTCTCCTTCGTTTTCGGTGTCGAATTGATCAAGACAAACCGTATCTCAAAAACAAAGGATGTCAACAGAAGTTGCGTGAAAGCTGATTAATCGTTTTTAACGGTGAAAGATGCTGTTACTTCGAAATGGGGCAAATACGGGTAAGTCAAAAACGCGAGAAAACGCGTATTTAAAATAGCTGGGCTATAACAGCATGATAGCTGCATTCCCTGCCCGCCCCTCTCCCAGGACCAGGAACTGGGCTGTTTCTGTGACATTGGCACTGATCGGGACTGAAAATTCGCAGAGTCCTGCGAGAGGCACACTATTTTCTCGCTGATTTCAGCAAAAAAAAGCTATTTCACTGAGATTCCGGGGAAAGACTTAATTGGCCAGTGTGCCGCTGATTCTGCTCTAAAGAGACCGATTTCACTGCCCAATCTGCTGAAAATCAGGAGATGCAGCTTCCTGCACTCCAGAACTAGTTAAAATCTAAGGAGTTTCTCTGAGAAAACAGTCGAAACCCTCTCCTGGGGATATTGGGGCTTGGGCTTTTCCCTCGGGCACACCACTTCCGCGCTCTACCGGCTTCCTCCTGGGACTTTTCCCCAGAGCTCCCCCATTGGACTCCCCTTGGGCCAAAAGCTCAGGAAATCGCAGTATACTCCCAATGTCCTTTTTCCAATGGGTTTTTTTTCGAAAAATTCACGCAGCACCAAAGCTTTCAAGGACATCACGCAATTGTTGTTTATTTTTAACATTCATAAAAACAAACGATTTCGAGTTAGACGTGACGCTAACCATATAGCATGACGCATAAAAGAAAGGTCCAGCGCTTAGACTTTCATACCGTTGACCGCCATCAAGTTGAATGGCTTTTGTGCGGAATAATGTACTAAAGCATCTAACATACATAGACCCGTTTGAAATAACCATCATTGAAAGAAAGTAATCCCAAAAAATATTACCGTTCCAATCGCCATTAAAATGAACATAGAAAAATTAACAAAAAACTTGCTAGAATCTTGTTCGAAACCTAACAACATATGCAAGAAAACTATAGCCATAACTGGAGCTAAGCAAGTAAAACAGAACGCAAAAATACTTTTTTTCAATATAAAACTTTTGTCGTCATTTACTCTGTTCAACTTAATCCGACCTTCTATCTGCCCTATTATATTATTTGTTTTATTTAAGTACACAGAGAATAAAAACAATGACAAAACATAAATAAAAACTATAACAATAAACACAGTCAAACAAAGAAAATTTCTGCTCATTTACAAGCCTACCATTTTTACTCTTATTGTCGTTTGCAAATGCTTCAGCTGAAAGCGAAGTTTTCTAACATACACTTATCAGGTTTTCCCGTCACCTTTGGATCCTTTTTGATTAATCATTTTTAACGGCGAAAGATGCAGTTAATTCGAAATGGGGCAAAAACAGGTAAGTCAAAAACGCGAGAAAACGCGTATTTCAAAAAGTATGGGATTACAGCCAGATAACCGCACCACACTGCCCTACCCTCCCCCATGACCAGGAATTGGCTGTTTCAAGGACATTGGCACTTATCGGGTCTGAAAATTCGCAGAGTCCTGCGACCCGGCATCCCATTTTCTCACTGATTCCAGCGAAATCGTGGCATTTCATCGTGATTCAAGAGAAAGAGCAAACTAGCCCTTGTGTCGCTGGTCCTGGTCCATGGACCAAGACGCAGCTTTTGACAAGATTTCACGCTCTTAGCGGAGCTACGTGTTTTCTCGACGCAATCCTCGAAACTCGTCCCATTCCTGGGAGCTCAGGCCATCATGAAAGAGCCCCTCGTCGCGACCTGCCTGCTGCACCCAGTTGCGAATCGTCTGACCAGAGGGCTCGAATTCCTTGGCCAGAGCCTCAGGGCTGTGCCTTGAACGGACCAACTCGATCATTCGGCTACGGAATTACGGGGGATACGGGGGGGCGCTTCGACATCGTTAACCTCTCCTTCTCAAAGGATTATCTGTCCACGAAATCGTGGTCAACCCCAACTCCTTTGCCTGAGATAGTTTAACCCGAATATTTCACTTGAAAGACGGTTTCAACAAAGATATTAGAAATCTGTTACCATAAACCTCAAGGTCGTTGTCCCTGGTGGTGTGAACCTCTCGGTTCAAAAGCTCCTTTCCTCTTGTCCTTCCGATGGTTTTTCAGAAGGCACCCCCATGACTAAGCCAACCATAGAATCAGTCCACCGTGACGTTGGTTTTGCCAATCAGTATCGCTTAGAATT
The genomic region above belongs to Solidesulfovibrio sp. and contains:
- the rplT gene encoding 50S ribosomal protein L20, translated to MRVKRGQAAHKRHKKYLAMAKGYVGARSKLYETAREVAERSLVYAFRDRKQRKRQMRKLWIIRINAAARENGLSYSVFMRGLTLAGVDLDRKVLADMAVKEKDSFQKLAELAKAKVM
- a CDS encoding nucleotide-binding protein gives rise to the protein MYYHVLIEKTEKVEKDGEYRQCSEFDETDLNQIEARIIRPYLLKEEIHFDGYFLAYTDIKRILIKETQRPIEDLLALERSQDTTGLAAFIRREYVFFNEKYTTDITTSVIGKVKASLPKTHQQAEDLRPMNPTEVFIVHGRDELAKTQTARFVENLGFSAIILNEQPNLGKTLIEKIEEYTNVGFAIVLYTPCDIGGLSGVKQKKPRARQNVVFEHGYLISKLGRQKVCALVKGKTEFPSDLNGIAYYTFDEGGAWKSLVAGELYKAGYTVDLKRFLKIQS
- the thrS gene encoding threonine--tRNA ligase produces the protein MQISVDDKILEAQAGEACGLALSRVVSGKRLKNAVACLVDGQPRDLSTPLPEGTRELGLVAADSPAGLSIIRHSAAHIMAEAVKKLFPSAQVTIGPAIENGFYYDFAFERPFTPEDLEAIEAEMRKSIEANVPFSCTAVPKADAKALFASQGEVYKLEIMDENIVGDEVSLYRHGTFTDLCRGPHVPSTGLVKAVKLLSVAGAYWRGDEKRPMLQRIYGAAFASEADLKSYLHHLEEAKKRDHRKLGTQLDLFSFSEEVGAGMPIWHPKGELVRTILEDFERREHLKRGYQLVRGPLILRRELWERSGHYDNYRENMYFTEIDEQSYGIKPMNCLSHMLIYKSRVRSYRDLPQRYFELGVVHRHEKSGVLHGLMRVRQFTQDDAHILCRPDQLLEEISGVIRFVQDVVGLFGFDYEVELSTRPEKSIGSDEDWDRATKALIDAMEALGLPYEINEGDGAFYGPKIDIKLKDALDRRWQCATIQCDFTLPDRFDLVYTDTDGERKRPVMLHRVILGAVERFLGVLIEHTAGALPTWLAPVQARILIVTDAQKEFAEVARDRLAEAGIRVELDDRNEKLGFKVREAQVEKIPYMLVAGDKEKELGGLNVRLRSGENLGVKTLDEVALLITADCQEPFKRGGMRYNFRSQ
- the rpmI gene encoding 50S ribosomal protein L35; translation: MPKMKTNRSAAKRFGKTGSGKFTRRRQNLRHILTKKSAKRTRRLGQGTLVDSANVKAVRRLLPYA
- the pheS gene encoding phenylalanine--tRNA ligase subunit alpha, which translates into the protein MGNGPTLVAELEGLVGECAARLDQALTLEDLEAIRVAFLGRKGRLAGLMAQLPALDADARRDAGRVANTVKQSLTGLYDARLAALNRDALAAALADFDPTAPGLAPFPGSLHPVTLVTAEICKALGELGFSIVTGPEIETDYYNFEALNMPPEHPARDMQDTLYITDSVVLRTHTSPLQIRTMLAQKPPVAVIAPGKVYRRDSDLTHTPMFHQIEGLLVDEGVSMADLRGTLTAFVRRIFGPATNVRFRPSFFPFTEPSAEVDISCVLCGGKGSTEAGTCRVCKGTGFVEILGCGMVDPNVFEAVGYDTERYTGFAFGMGVERVTMLKYGIGDLRMFFENDVRFLSQF
- a CDS encoding ArsR family transcriptional regulator, coding for MPRGESKFDAVKLRALIKEGKNAQQIMDAFGVKKPQLKTYLAKLIQLDEQFYKIAGMEERAVAGAPKFGKNGIHLSAALLKSYGFNPGESFKFSAPEAGKIVLEKI
- the infC gene encoding translation initiation factor IF-3 — its product is MTSAPSSEPRCNHRIRAREVRVIADDGAQVGIIPTSEALRMAQEKGLDLVEVAPNADPPVCRIMDFGRFKYQQQKKLQEARKKATTVQLKEIKVRPKTDEHDYQTKLKHIRRFLEEGDRCKVTVFFRGREIVHKDRGQVILARVVVDLGELAKVEQEPRTEGRMMTMLLAPQVKKTPAPA